Below is a window of Populus alba chromosome 2, ASM523922v2, whole genome shotgun sequence DNA.
gaaaatgctAGCAGCAAAGGTGATTTCTATACTGTTGTGGTTGTTTATGTTATGCCTTGTACGTTCAAAGACATATCAGTCTCAGTCGTAAGTtggaatttgaatttgtttttctggCCATTGAAAAGTGCCAGTAACATAGCCATTTAGAAAATGCTGATAAAGAATGCTAGGATTTATCCACTGTCGTGCGCCAAGGAACCCCGAGTAATGCATTAAGTTTATCCTCTTGATctccttttataattttacacgTGAAGGGGATAAGAATCATGTGAAGATGGTTTTTACGTCAGAGGAAGCATGCTTCCAAAGAAATAAtgcttttcttctttacaaatgGAATACTCACAACCTGAGTTATTTTCTCTTGTATTAAATGATTTTCCTCTTTCAGTTCAACTTTCAGGACTTTAtattaagcaatacaagtttaaGGTTTGTTTCTCCTACTAATCAAACGGTGTGTACACTTGCATGCAGCAGTCATcggttgaaaaagaaaaaggctcTGGAAATGAGGTGATGAGTGCCCAGCAAGCTGAAGACCttaaaatgaaggaaaagagGAAGCGAGAGCGTGAGGTGATTGTTTTTCTGCAATTTAATGTTATCATTTTCTGATTGAAAAGATTTGCTCTCCCAAACAAACCTAATATCTGTTGAACAGAAAGATTTACCCTGTAAAAAGAGTCGAAAACTACAAGCAGCCAGAGAGATGCTAGAGGATGAAAATCGATCTAACTGAGAAACCAGAAGTACGTGTCCCCTCCTTGTCTGTGTGCGGAAATCGTGCATGCATATATAATCTTATTATGTTGTCTTTGGCACTAGCTATTTTGAACAGACTAATATCAAATCATAAAGTAGACAAACGCTTCAGCTATAATTCTCAAAGATGTATATGTGGCAGGATTCGATTTGGCATATTGTATGTCCATGTATCTTGTGCTTTTCAGGTTTCATAGATCATCAAACCAGGCCAACTATTGCAGTGCTAAAGTTTTGTTATTTGCAGAGGTTTCTTTCATGCTCCTTTCAAAGTGAACTGGACTATCATTAATCGATCTGGGTTACCGTCGGGTGAAAGCAGCAGAGGCTGTGAAGAAGGCATTGGATGCTGGCAAGATTGTGCAGAAGAAGGCTGGTAAGAAATCAAAGCCGCCTCCTGAAAGAACTCAATCAAGGACAGAAGAAATGCGGGAGCTGTTCCAGAGCGACATGAGTGAGAGAAAGCAGGAGAGAAGTACTG
It encodes the following:
- the LOC118029406 gene encoding DEAD-box ATP-dependent RNA helicase 28-like isoform X1, which translates into the protein MFNYCRKERAPRKAEMEATKAENMIPYKDEIFSSPKRTWFVTEREKMLAAKQSSVEKEKGSGNEVMSAQQAEDLKMKEKRKREREKDLPCKKSRKLQAAREMLEDENRSN
- the LOC118029406 gene encoding DEAD-box ATP-dependent RNA helicase 28-like isoform X2, with the translated sequence MFNYCRKERAPRKAEMEATKAENMIPYKDEIFSSPKRTWFVTEREKMLAAKQSSVEKEKGSGNEVMSAQQAEDLKMKEKRKRERERFLSCSFQSELDYH
- the LOC118029406 gene encoding DEAD-box ATP-dependent RNA helicase 28-like isoform X3; its protein translation is MEATKAENMIPYKDEIFSSPKRTWFVTEREKMLAAKQSSVEKEKGSGNEVMSAQQAEDLKMKEKRKREREKDLPCKKSRKLQAAREMLEDENRSN